The genomic region GTGTTAGATTGGATGAACTAGGATCCAACAGTCTAGCAATGCCAAAATCAGATAGACGAGCTTCGAGCTTTGAGTCCAGGAGTATATTGTTACTGGAAACGTCCCGGTGCAGGATCGTTGGATCGCAGTCGTGGTGCATGTACGACAACGCATGAGCGACGCCCTTCACCACATTCACTCTCTTCATCCAATCTAACTCCACAGCTTCCTGTTCGTCCCTCAGGACGCAAAACAGGCTCCCCCTCTCCATGTAATCGTAGATGAGAAACATGCAGCGCTTGTGCAGACAATAGCCGAATAGCCTGACAATGTTTTGGTGCCTTATTCCTTGTAGAATCTCAGCCTCGTTCCTGAAACACTTGTCGAACATCGGATTCTCGCCTTCCAAGCTGTGAAGCTTCTTCAGAGCGACAACTCTTCCATTAGGCAGTTTTGCTCTGTAGACACTGCCGTAGCCTCCAGTCCCAATACAGTAGCTTATGTCAAAGTCTTGTGTTGCCTCAATAATGTCCTCGTAAGCAATCTTCCCGTTGAAATTCCATATCTTGAATATGTCCCCTTCTTCAGTAACAAGAGGCTCCGGCTTTGATTTCTTGGCTTTGGTTTTGAACAAGTAGAAACCTCCACCAAGAACCAACAAGGCAAGGAATAGTGCAAGTGGAAGAAAAATGGCGAGGTAGTTTCTATGCCTTTCTTCAGTGTATTTCTCGTTGCAAGAGGGAAAGTTGTCGGAGTCGTTAAGTAACTTCTCGTTCGGGAACAAGACCTTCTTAGGGAatttacaccaaatttcaactGGAATTGGACCCTCCAAAGCATTGTAAGACAAGTCGATAGTAAATAAATGGAACAGAGACTGAGGGATTAGGCCGGAGAGGTTATTATGTGAAAGATTGAGGCCAAGAAAGCCTGCACTCTCACCAACTCCAAACTCATAAGGTATCTGTCCTTGAATTGAATTTCCACTTAAATCAATCAGGCCAATGAAGGGGAGCTTTGTGATTTGGAGAGGAATGGTGCCACTCAAGTTGTTGTGTTGCAGTTGTAAAATGTACATATGGGACCATGTTGACTCGTTAGATGGGAAAGGGATGCCGCCTGACAACTTATTGTAGGAGAGGTTCAGAAAGGAGAGGCTTGATAGTTCTCCTATCTCAAGTGGTACTCGGCCTGCAAGTTGATTTGAAGAAAGATCGAGACGTCTAAGTTGAGGCAACTGCACAAGTGTATTTGGGATGACACCGTCTATCCGGTTGTCTGAAAGGTATAGATCCATTAGACTTTTCATTTGGCTAATTCCGTTCTCTATGTGGCCACTGATTTGGTTTGAAGATAGAGATAAGAAGCTCACACTGGTTAGTCGATATAAGGAGGAAGGGATCGTACCCGTGATTTCGTTAGAACTAAGGTCTAGATCAACTAATCTTGTAAGATTCCCTATGTTTGTTGGAATGGAACCATTGATTTTATTACCAGCCAAGGACAGAGTCTCCAAATTAGTTAAATGGAATAACGTGGAAGGAATCGGGCCAACGACATTGCTACCCATAAGGTTTAGCACCACCAGGTTGGACAACTTTCCTACCTCACCAAGAATTGAACCGCCATTAGTTTCGAAAAAACTACCCAAGGACAAAGATCTCAACGTGGTCAGCCGGCCCACAACCGGAACAAGAGAACCAATGAGGTTGTTTACACTCAAGTCCAAAACCGCCAACCTGGTGAAGTTTTCAATCCCAGGGAAAACAGGACCAGAAAGACGGTTATATGACAAGTCAAGTGTCTCTAACTTTGTAAGGTTTCCTATTGAAGGAGGCAACTCACCACTAATATCATTATTCGACAAGTCCACATAACTCAAACTCGACAATTCACCTAGCGAACGAGGGATCCCATTGAAGTAGTTAGCACTCAAATCCAAAACAACAAGACTCTTAAGATTTCCAACTTGAGGCGGAATAGGACCAGAGAGACCGTTCTCAGATAAGACTAGACTTTCTAGTTTAGTAAGTTTGGCGAGCGCGACAGGAAACTCACCCGTGAGATTATTGGTGGACAAATCGAGATGAGTCAGCTCCGTCAGTGCACCTATCTGAACAGGGATCGCACCATGCAGCCAAACACCGGATAGCTGAATTTTAACAAGGCGCGGAAGCGCAAGCCAATTTAGCACGTCCAATGACCCTAAGCCTCGATCGTATTTTTTCCAAGTTATCCCGACAACGTGGCCTGCATCGTCGCAAGTTATGAAATCCCACCTGCAGTGATCGGAGGTGTTGGCGGTGTGATCAGCAGTCCACCAGGAAGTGGACTTGAGGGCCGCAGCTTCTAAGTCATCAGCAGTTGTGGGGTGCGCAGGCATGAGGAGTATGGTGGTGATTGTGATGCAAAGAACAAATAATGAAGCCATCTAAGTCTTACCGACTACTGCATATGTTATCAAAGGATTTTGATTGGTCTTATTTGCTGTAGAATGGAAGCATAAGATGAATGGTTGACAAAGTATGTAAGTGAAGACATTATTGTACATTGAATAATTGGTAGCAAGTATTTGACTAAATTGGGTGGTGAGGGACCAACCATGATATCAACACTTTTGTTTTCAACTCTTCCTCTTTGTTACAACTGTTGGTTTTGTGAATTAAATGTAATGTATTCCtgtgaaacaaaaaaagtgGTATTGAAAATGGgcgaattattattttatgaagaaaagtgtattattttattattttatcaacatTTGTGTCTGAAATATCCACATTCAGGATCACGTCCACCTTCTGGCAACACAGTAATAATTGACTTCCTCTGCCCCACAAAGCTGATTCAatttctatgattttttttaataatattataattttgatatttaatatattaattaagtttgataaaaacaaatgaattcTCATTAGGTTCCTCAATTTAAAACATTATCCTCCTACATAGGAAAActaaacaaattgaaaatactaaatttagATAACAATACAACATAATATAATCTTCATTagcctttctttttctttttcttttttctttttttggttttcataTTGATCCTTGGTAATTAACgtcttcttcttatttttttgtaatgattttgttttcctagtactttctttttaaattgataaaaaatttcttccTCATCGCTCGAAATTTATATCTCAAAGTGTgtacttgtaatatttttgcatattataatgttttgttctttattcTATAGGCCTAGAATGTCATACTCCTGTATTCTGTCAGCACGAATTTTCAGGCATGAttgtatatgtaatatttctttatttttgcttaAACCTTCAtgtgtttaaaaaattcactaaGACTCCccttctattttaaaaataggcaaaaaaaccttctctattttcttaaaaatgtaGCTCAATCGCTCATCTCCGTTAAATATAagtaacaatattaattttttttaataaaataaccgttatacccttatttattaaaatttattttttctttttagcaACCATTAGATTATGTAAAAGTCGTCAAATCTAACCAATtgatcttaatttttaaattttatagctTGAGTGAAGAATTAAGGAGGAAGCTAATTAATAAGAAACGAGACGAAGACGTATGAGTAAGACCAATGACTTAAGAAAAGCGGAGTTAGTGGGTTTCGGTTTCAAAGCATTGACAGAGACTTGATGACATTCCCACTCAACATATTTGGCGTATTTTTCTTGTAGTCAATGTAGGAGTGCTGGTTTTTTCAGCATtatcattttctattatttggaaatttaattttcgGAATGGAGATGCGGGGTATCGATCCCCGTACCTCTCGCATGCTAAGCGAGCGCTCTACCATCTGAGCTACATCCCCTTATGcttttaaaaacataatatttatcttgaattattcaattttgctTCCTTACcctgttttcatttttaaaatttttaaataacaaatttcCGTTTCCATTCTGCAAAGGTACGTAGGGggcaatattttttagttaaattaaaaatagtattcAAAGAAAGCAGAGTATGTGCAAAGGAAAAcgatttcatttcatttgatcattatttaaaaaatattaatagaaattaatgaTAGAAGTTAAAATAATTGGTGATACGTATATGTTGACGAGAGAGTGGtgataaatattgttttatcattatatatagatatgtttaattatctctagctagtgataattttatcattaataatattaagtgaaaaaataaaatggagtcacttaatatatatttttagtgatgattatatttttttttatttgatgttttgtTACTCGTTGTTTTATACTAAAAAgattagtgataaaaaaaaattaaataaaatttttaataaatttagtgataaaaaaactactaatataattgaaatagaGAATTCGGAATTGATCCACAAACAAAACaagggaaaaataaaaaaaggaatcCGCGAAACTATTTGGACACATAAATCACAACTTGGAGACCTccttaactattttttttcttttttcttctccccTCAATTCATTAACTCAAGCATGGATATGGAATTGAGAGGGCGGGTGAATTTCGGTGGCTTACGAACAAGAAGTTCTTGAGACACCTCTTTCATGGAGGGTCGAGATTTAGGGTTAGGATGCAAGCATGCTAGTGCAATGCTGACTGTCCGAATCACATCTGAGGCCACCATTATGTTTGCGGGTGGAGGCAGTCTCTTGTCTATGAAATCTTGGAGAATTATGTCGTTTTCACCAGACCGTTGCCCCATGGAGTTAATGAATTCACCTGGATGACTACCACACATTGTCTCCAAAGCCACCACACCGAAGCTATAAACATCACATTTTTCGTTAACAACCATGGTGTATGCTAACTCTGcataatcaaaattcatgCCGACAACAATAAGAAAACGAGGATGCATAAAACAAGATTTCTATATTAACCGAgctaattgtttaaaatatggTAAGTTATACCTGGGGCAATGTACCCCGAGTTCCCGCAAGTTGTGTCTGATTGGAGGAATGAGGATCCAACAATCTAGCAATGCCAAAATCAGCGAGGCGTGCTTGGAGCTTTGAATCCAAGAGTATATTGTTGGAGGAAACGTCCCTGTGTAGAATCGGTGGATTGCAGTCGTGGTGCATGTACGACAGCGCATGAGCGACTCCCTTCACCACATTCACTCTCTTCGCCCAATCCAACTCCACGGCTTCATTCTCGTATCTCAATATGCAAAACAGGCTGCCCCTCTCCACGTACTCATAGATGAGGAACATGCAGCGTTTGTGCAAACAGTAGCCGAATAGCCTGGACAATGTTTTGGTGCCTTATTCCTTGTAGAATCTCAGCCTCATTCCTGAAACACTTGTCGTATGCCGGATTCTGTCCTTCCAATCTATGAAGCATCTTCAAAGCAACTACTCTTCCATTAGGCAATTCGGCTCTATAGACGCTACCGTAGCCGCCCGTCCCAATACAGTAGCTTATCTCAAAGTCTTCTGTTGCCTTCACAATATCCTCATACGCAATCTTTCCGTTGAAATTCCATATCTTGAATATATCTCCTTCCTCCGTAACACGTTGTTCTACGTTGGATTTCTTCGCTTTGGTTTTGAACAAGTGCAAACCTCCAACAACAACTAACAAGGCAAAGAACACTGCAAGCGGGACAAACATTGAGGTGTAGTTTCTATGGCTTTCCTCTTTATTGAACAACTTTCCATTTGGAAATAAATCACATTTGGGCAATTCACAGCGAATGTCACTTGGAATAGGACCCTCCAAAGCATTGTAAGACAAGTTGATATATATTAGTTGTGATAGTGCATTTACTTGAGTAGGAACAGCACCCATGAGACTATTGGATGACAAATCGAGATATGTTAGTTGTAATAGTGCACCTATTTGAGTAGGAATAGTACCCATAAGACTATTGGATGACAAAAAGAGATATACTAGTTTTGATAGTGCACCTATTTGAGTAGGGATAGCACCCGTGAGAGTATTGAATGACAAACTGagatattttagttttgataGTGCACCTATTTGAGTAGGGATAGCACCCGTGAGAGTATTGAATGACAAACTGAGATATTCTAGTTTTGATAGTGCACCTATTTGAGTAGGGATAGCACCCGTGAGAGTATTGAATGACAAACTGagatattttagttttgataGTGCACCTATTTGAATAGGGATAATACCCGTAAGACTATTGTATGACAAATCGAGATATATTAGTTGCGATAGTGCACCTATTTGAGTAGGGATAACACCTGTAAGACTATTAAATGACAAATCGAGATATATTAATTGCGATAGTGCACATATTTGAATGGGGATAGCACCCGTGAGCctattatatgataaatggAGACGTACTAGTTTTGATAGTGCACCTATTTGAGTAGGGATAACTCCTGTGAGATTATTGGATAACAAAGCAAGATATGTTAATTTTGTTAGTGCACATATTTGAATAGGAATAGCACCCGTGagattattaattgataaat from Sesamum indicum cultivar Zhongzhi No. 13 linkage group LG3, S_indicum_v1.0, whole genome shotgun sequence harbors:
- the LOC105158784 gene encoding probable leucine-rich repeat receptor-like protein kinase At1g35710, with protein sequence MASLFAICFPGRTAVVFLIIASSQTTTAYSEAEALKSSGWWSSHYTENISHHCQWAGVACDGAGHVVKIAPPSTVPFGVWLGGPLNNLNFLALPHLHTLDLHSLGLTGIIATQINALLKLVYLDLSINNLTGAIPIQICALTKLTYLALLSNNLTGVIPTQIGALSKLVRLHLSYNRLTGAIPIQICALSQLIYLDLSFNSLTGVIPTQIGALSQLIYLDLSYNSLTGIIPIQIGALSKLKYLSLSFNTLTGAIPTQIGALSKLEYLSLSFNTLTGAIPTQIGALSKLKYLSLSFNTLTGAIPTQIGALSKLVYLFLSSNSLMGTIPTQIGALLQLTYLDLSSNSLMGAVPTQVNALSQLIYINLSYNALEGPIPSDIRCELPKCDLFPNGKLFNKEESHRNYTSMFVPLAVFFALLVVVGGLHLFKTKAKKSNVEQRVTEEGDIFKIWNFNGKIAYEDIVKATEDFEISYCIGTGGYGSVYRAELPNGRVVALKMLHRLEGQNPAYDKCFRNEAEILQGIRHQNIVQAIRLLFAQTLHVPHPVELDWAKRVNVVKGVAHALSYMHHDCNPPILHRDVSSNNILLDSKLQARLADFGIARLLDPHSSNQTQLAGTRELAYTMVVNEKCDVYSFGVVALETMCGSHPGEFINSMGQRSGENDIILQDFIDKRLPPPANIMVASDVIRTVSIALACLHPNPKSRPSMKEVSQELLMASLFVLCITITTILLMPAHPTTADDLEAAALKSTSWWTADHTANTSDHCRWDFITCDDAGHVVGITWKKYDRGLGSLDVLNWLALPRLVKIQLSGVWLHGAIPVQIGALTELTHLDLSTNNLTGEFPVALAKLTKLESLVLSENGLSGPIPPQVGNLKSLVVLDLSANYFNGIPRSLGELSSLSYVDLSNNDISGELPPSIGNLTKLETLDLSYNRLSGPVFPGIENFTRLAVLDLSVNNLIGSLVPVVGRLTTLRSLSLGSFFETNGGSILGEVGKLSNLVVLNLMGSNVVGPIPSTLFHLTNLETLSLAGNKINGSIPTNIGNLTRLVDLDLSSNEITGTIPSSLYRLTSVSFLSLSSNQISGHIENGISQMKSLMDLYLSDNRIDGVIPNTLVQLPQLRRLDLSSNQLAGRVPLEIGELSSLSFLNLSYNKLSGGIPFPSNESTWSHMYILQLQHNNLSGTIPLQITKLPFIGLIDLSGNSIQGQIPYEFGVGESAGFLGLNLSHNNLSGLIPQSLFHLFTIDLSYNALEGPIPVEIWCKFPKKVLFPNEKLLNDSDNFPSCNEKYTEERHRNYLAIFLPLALFLALLVLGGGFYLFKTKAKKSKPEPLVTEEGDIFKIWNFNGKIAYEDIIEATQDFDISYCIGTGGYGSVYRAKLPNGRVVALKKLHSLEGENPMFDKCFRNEAEILQGIRHQNIVRLFGYCLHKRCMFLIYDYMERGSLFCVLRDEQEAVELDWMKRVNVVKGVAHALSYMHHDCDPTILHRDVSSNNILLDSKLEARLSDFGIARLLDPSSSNLTQIAGTQGYIAPELAYTMVVNEKCDVYSFGVVALETISGNHPGGFINSMAQQLRENDISLQDFLDKRLPPPAEQILASDVVRIVRIALACVNRNPKSRPSMKQVSQELLVGRPPIFARPLNTISMLELMN